Within Candidatus Polarisedimenticolia bacterium, the genomic segment CGTTTTCGTCCCGCCTGACAACCTGAACACCGACGGGATCTACGGCAAGGACTACACCTACCGCGAGGACATGACGCCGGAGCAGATGGCCGCGGTCGTCATGGAGAATTATGACCCGAAGTTCTCGGCGTTGACGCGCCACGGCGATCTCCTCGTCGGCGGCTTCAACTTCGGCACCGGCTCGAGCCGCGAGCAGGCGGTCACGGCGCTCCAGGCGAAGGGGATTCCGCTGGCCGTCGCCGGGAGCTTCTCGCAGACCTACCTGCGCAACGCTTTCAACAACGGCTTCCTGTGCGTCGAGCTGCCCGAGCTGGTGACCCGTCTGCGCGCCCTCTTCAAAGACGAGATCGCCTCCGGGGCGCGGACCGTCATCCCGGGAGACGAGGTCGAGGTCGATTTCGCCGGCGCGCTCCTGAAATACCGGGGCGAGACCTTCCGCTTTCCGCCCTTGGGGAGCGTTCCCCAGTCGCTCTACGTCGCGGGAGGCGCCGAGAAGCTGGTCCGGAACAAGCTGGGGCTCGATTGACCCGGGCCCTCTCATCACATAAGGAAAAGGCATGGCGAAGCACACGGTGGTCACGATGCCGGGAGACGGCATCGGGAAAGTCGTTCTGCCCGAGGCGATCCGCGTCCTGAAAGTGGTCGGCTTCGACGCCGACTACGTGCCGGCGGAGATCGGCTGGGATTGCTGGATCCAGCAGGGGAACGCCCTTCCCGAGAGGACGATCGATCTCCTGGCCAAGCACAAGCTGGGTCTCTTCGGCGCCATCACCTCCAAGCCCAAGGCCGCCGCCGACGCGGAGCTTTCGGCCGCGCTGAAAGGCAAGGGCTATTCCTATTTCAGCCCGATCGTCGGGATGCGCCAGCGCTTCAGCCTCGACGTCTGCATCCGTCCCTGCCGCTCCTTCGTCGGCAATCCCCTGAACTTCATCCGCAAGAAGCCGCAAGGCGGATTCGACGAGCCGGCCCTCGACACCGTCGTCTTCCGTCAGAACACCGAAGGCCTCTACGCCGGCGTGGAGTGGTCCGATCCTCCCGCCGAGGTCCGGAAGGCGCTGGGCATGCACCCCAAGTTCAAGCCGTTCGAGAAGGTGCAAGGCCGCGACCTGGCGCTGGCGCTGCGCGTCATCACGCGCGAGGCGACCCGCCGGATCCTCGAGGCGGGCTTCCGGCACGCCCGGGCGCACGGCTACGCCTCGGTCACCGTCTGCGAGAAGCCCAACGTCCTGCGCGAAACCTCCGGGGTCTACGAGGAGGAGGCGAAGAGCCTCCAGAAGGAATTCCCCGAGATCAAGCTGAAGTCGGACAACATCGACGCCCTGATGATGTGGATCACCAAGAAGCCGGAGGACTACCAAGTCGTCGTCGCCTCGAACCTGTTCGGCGACATCGTCTCCGACGCCTTCGCCGGCCTGGTCGGCGGACTGGGCTTCGCCTGCTCCGGGAACATCGGCAAGGAAGTGGCCGTCTTCGAGCCGACGCACGGATCCGCCCCCAAGTACGAGAAGCTCGATCCTCCCATCGTGAATCCGATCGCCATGATCCTCTCCGCCGCCATGCTCCTCGAGCACGTCGGGGAACAGGACAAGGCGAAGAAGATCCGCGCGGCGGTGGCCGCGGTGGTGCAGGAAGGGAAGGTGCGCACCTACGACATGATGCGCCTCTCCGGCGGGCCCGACGTTTTTGGCAAAGGAGCAGCCAACACGGTTGAGATGACCGACGCGATCCTCTCGAAGCTTCGGTGACGTCGATGCCGCGCTCCGGCAATCCGGGATCGGGGGCGACGAGAAAAGGAGAGGCGGGGCGCCGCGGCGCCGACGTCCGCTCCGACCTCTACGTCGCGCTCGAAATCCGAGATCAAGGCGGGATCGATCTGCAGCTACGCTCGAAGGTCGAGCCGTACTACGGCGATTCGATCCGCGCCCAGGTCGGCACGTTGCTGGATCGTCTCGGGATCGCCAACGCCCGGGTCGAGATCGACGACACCGGGGCGCTTCCTTTCACCATCGACGCGCGCCTGGAAGCGGCCGCGCTGC encodes:
- a CDS encoding isocitrate/isopropylmalate family dehydrogenase, which produces MAKHTVVTMPGDGIGKVVLPEAIRVLKVVGFDADYVPAEIGWDCWIQQGNALPERTIDLLAKHKLGLFGAITSKPKAAADAELSAALKGKGYSYFSPIVGMRQRFSLDVCIRPCRSFVGNPLNFIRKKPQGGFDEPALDTVVFRQNTEGLYAGVEWSDPPAEVRKALGMHPKFKPFEKVQGRDLALALRVITREATRRILEAGFRHARAHGYASVTVCEKPNVLRETSGVYEEEAKSLQKEFPEIKLKSDNIDALMMWITKKPEDYQVVVASNLFGDIVSDAFAGLVGGLGFACSGNIGKEVAVFEPTHGSAPKYEKLDPPIVNPIAMILSAAMLLEHVGEQDKAKKIRAAVAAVVQEGKVRTYDMMRLSGGPDVFGKGAANTVEMTDAILSKLR